The Malus sylvestris chromosome 12, drMalSylv7.2, whole genome shotgun sequence genome contains a region encoding:
- the LOC126593674 gene encoding uncharacterized protein LOC126593674 codes for MADSKPETSMRCHHCAGPLSMKMETSEWTVPPLIRDSFSMIGSAVGGTASAFYGFNHVMPTVRRWVKGSMWLHFFIGAPPVIVFSSACAGLAGGAVPALAQLASSSYHAVISSSSLPPTSQDEKMQESRTSSIL; via the exons ATGGCCGATTCCAAACCTGAAACTAGTATGAGATGCCATCATTGTGCAGGTCCTCTTTCTATGAAGATGGAAACGAGCGAGTGGACTGTTCCACCTCTTATTAGGGATAGCTTTTCAATG ATTGGCTCAGCTGTTGGTGGCACAGCAAGTGCTTTTTATGGATTCAACCATG TGATGCCTACAGTTCGGAGGTGGGTAAAAGGATCCATGTGGTTGCACTTTTTCATTGGT GCTCCGCCTGTGATTGTATTCTCTTCAGCTTGTGCAGGTTTAGCAG GCGGTGCCGTTCCAGCGTTGGCCCAACTTGCTTCTTCATCTTATCATGCAGTGATCTCATCGTCCTCGTTGCCGCCTACTTCTCAAGATGAAAAGATGCAGGAGTCCAGAACTTCCTCGATTCTGTAA